A genomic stretch from Algoriphagus halophilus includes:
- a CDS encoding Gfo/Idh/MocA family protein: protein MSTTKKLKLGLVGGGPGSFIGAIHLNGALMDGMFELAAGAFSSDPEKSRIRGEELMLPSNRVYGSYDEMFEKELELPESERIDVVCIVTPNNVHFDPTVKALKHGFHVALDKPLTLNYQEAKELYKAVKASDKFFLLTHTYSGYPMIKQAKQMIAEGQIGEVRKVYVEYPQGWLWKLLESEENKQAAWRTDPTKNGLAGCMGDIGTHAFHMAEYITGLKVSQLCADLYIKVEGRPIDDDGVVLMRFENGASGVLMASQTDTGAENNLKVRVYGEKGGLEWEQELNNSLLVRWPDQPDQIYRAGTGYLGSLANENTRTPAGHPEGYVEAFANLYRNFARCIYAQQKGETPKPEWEDFPGIEDGIRGMAFIDHVLKSNKSDQKWTPFIVEK from the coding sequence ATGTCAACAACAAAAAAACTAAAACTTGGATTAGTCGGAGGAGGCCCAGGATCATTTATTGGTGCTATTCATTTAAATGGAGCATTGATGGACGGAATGTTTGAGCTTGCCGCAGGTGCATTCAGTTCAGACCCTGAAAAGTCCAGGATTCGGGGAGAGGAATTAATGCTTCCTTCCAATCGGGTGTATGGGAGTTATGATGAGATGTTTGAAAAAGAGTTGGAACTTCCAGAATCTGAAAGAATTGATGTGGTATGTATTGTCACTCCTAACAATGTGCATTTTGACCCAACGGTAAAAGCACTGAAACATGGATTCCATGTCGCTCTGGACAAACCTTTGACTTTAAATTATCAAGAAGCTAAGGAGCTTTATAAGGCTGTTAAAGCTTCTGACAAATTTTTCCTGCTTACCCACACGTATTCTGGGTATCCAATGATCAAACAAGCCAAGCAAATGATTGCAGAAGGCCAAATTGGAGAAGTAAGAAAAGTATATGTGGAATACCCACAAGGATGGCTTTGGAAATTGCTTGAATCAGAAGAAAACAAACAAGCTGCCTGGAGAACAGACCCAACAAAAAATGGATTAGCAGGTTGTATGGGTGATATCGGAACGCATGCGTTCCATATGGCTGAATACATTACTGGACTAAAAGTCAGTCAACTTTGTGCAGACCTATACATTAAAGTTGAGGGCAGACCAATTGATGATGATGGAGTTGTTTTGATGAGATTTGAAAACGGAGCTTCTGGGGTGTTGATGGCTTCACAGACCGATACGGGAGCAGAAAATAATTTAAAAGTTCGTGTCTATGGGGAAAAAGGCGGTTTAGAATGGGAACAAGAGCTTAACAACTCTCTTCTTGTTCGTTGGCCAGACCAACCGGATCAAATCTATAGGGCTGGCACAGGCTATTTAGGATCTTTGGCGAATGAAAATACCCGAACTCCAGCAGGTCATCCTGAGGGATATGTCGAAGCCTTTGCTAACTTGTACCGAAATTTCGCTAGATGCATTTATGCTCAACAGAAAGGAGAAACTCCTAAACCTGAATGGGAGGATTTCCCAGGAATAGAAGACGGAATCAGAGGAATGGCCTTCATTGATCATGTGTTAAAAAGCAATAAATCAGATCAAAAATGGACTCCATTCATCGTTGAAAAATAA